In the Pirellulales bacterium genome, one interval contains:
- the rplL gene encoding 50S ribosomal protein L7/L12: MSTDTAVDYSALTKDLGDKIVALTLKQAKELSDYLENVHGIKAAAGGAVVMAGPAAGGGGAAAPAAVEKTEFDVILESFAADKKIGVIKVVRAATGLGLKEAKDLVEGAPSKVKEGISKEDAEKLKKELEEAGGKIALK; the protein is encoded by the coding sequence ATGTCCACTGATACCGCAGTTGATTATTCCGCTCTGACCAAGGATCTTGGCGACAAGATCGTGGCCTTGACCCTTAAGCAAGCCAAGGAACTGAGCGATTATCTGGAAAACGTCCACGGAATCAAGGCCGCTGCTGGCGGCGCCGTGGTAATGGCTGGTCCCGCCGCGGGTGGCGGTGGCGCGGCTGCTCCCGCCGCTGTTGAAAAGACCGAGTTTGACGTCATTTTGGAAAGCTTTGCCGCCGACAAGAAAATCGGCGTGATCAAGGTTGTCCGGGCGGCCACCGGTTTGGGTCTGAAGGAAGCCAAGGACCTGGTCGAGGGAGCACCCAGCAAGGTCAAGGAAGGCATTTCCAAGGAAGACGCTGAAAAGCTCAAGAAAGAGCTGGAAGAAGCGGGCGGCAAGATCGCCCTCAAGTAA
- the secE gene encoding preprotein translocase subunit SecE — translation MAEKKEALAPSVFAELFQFGLYKRSQGRIMRQATFFGLLAFFLALAWRLPPYFGYDAGSTYWSMFFAISAVGAWLSYRVVNIPRFADFLINVEGEFNKISWPTQAELLRSSVVVIFVMLAMALLLWFFDTVWFGLFRLIGVIHS, via the coding sequence ATGGCAGAAAAAAAAGAAGCGTTAGCCCCCTCGGTATTCGCGGAATTATTCCAGTTTGGGTTGTACAAGCGTTCGCAGGGCCGCATTATGCGGCAGGCGACCTTTTTTGGCCTATTGGCGTTTTTCCTGGCTTTGGCATGGCGGTTGCCGCCATACTTTGGCTATGACGCAGGCAGCACTTATTGGAGCATGTTTTTTGCCATCTCCGCCGTGGGGGCTTGGCTTAGTTATCGGGTGGTCAACATCCCGCGTTTTGCCGACTTTTTAATCAACGTGGAAGGGGAGTTTAACAAGATCTCTTGGCCCACGCAGGCCGAATTGTTGCGTAGTTCGGTGGTGGTGATATTCGTGATGTTGGCCATGGCCCTGCTGTTATGGTTTTTTGATACCGTGTGGTTTGGGTTGTTCCGGCTGATCGGTGTGATTCATTCATGA
- the rplA gene encoding 50S ribosomal protein L1, with product MPLQSKRNKALAAKVPSSKTPLPLAEAVKILKQFGGLKFDQSVEIAMRLGIDAKQADQLVRGSIVLPHGIGKSKRVVVFAKGDLADQAKASGADEVGTDDLAKKIKDGWTEFDVCIAAPDMMGLVGPLGKVLGPRGLMPSPRAGTVTPDIAKTVKEYKAGKVEFRNDAGGIIHAVTGKLSFDEQKLVENIQAFIDHVLHLKPTAVKGQYVKTVSISATMSPGLMVAI from the coding sequence ATGCCACTACAATCAAAACGTAATAAAGCGCTCGCGGCGAAAGTTCCTTCGTCGAAGACTCCGCTCCCCTTGGCCGAGGCGGTCAAGATTCTGAAGCAATTCGGCGGTTTAAAGTTCGATCAATCGGTCGAAATCGCCATGCGGTTGGGAATCGACGCGAAGCAAGCCGACCAACTCGTGCGCGGCTCCATCGTCCTGCCCCACGGTATTGGCAAGTCCAAGCGGGTGGTAGTGTTTGCCAAGGGTGATTTGGCGGATCAGGCCAAGGCTTCCGGCGCGGACGAGGTCGGCACCGATGATCTGGCCAAGAAAATCAAAGATGGCTGGACGGAATTTGATGTCTGTATCGCCGCTCCGGATATGATGGGTCTGGTCGGTCCCCTGGGAAAGGTCTTAGGCCCACGTGGTTTAATGCCTTCTCCCCGCGCTGGAACGGTCACGCCGGATATCGCCAAAACAGTCAAAGAGTACAAGGCAGGCAAGGTGGAGTTTCGCAATGATGCCGGCGGAATCATTCATGCCGTGACTGGCAAGCTAAGTTTTGACGAGCAAAAGCTGGTGGAGAACATTCAGGCCTTCATTGATCATGTCCTGCACTTAAAGCCGACGGCGGTTAAGGGGCAGTATGTCAAGACTGTCTCTATCTCCGCCACCATGAGTCCTGGTCTCATGGTAGCCATTTAG
- the nusG gene encoding transcription termination/antitermination protein NusG, translated as MLDNTLDDGHPRQAGDEAAVAPADLASDAAVETTAGASGVAPATPAMQDFENLTASAEPPLENAVSGQHPDAATAEVDVALDQATVAVDQAPSTDQHLQGESSPEPGFSTVFDEAAKVEAAANQSAPVDVRVDEHLASDIASPHVNGVDVTPAASTAEEADEPATIVVPTVKPRRTKTAAEYQEAMTALEEPPAQMHWYILKVATNREDSVCDTLRRKIAMAGLERYFGEIVVPVELITEFRNGKKRTTKRKLYPGYIVVNMEINDDTWYIVRETSGIGDFTGAMGRPTPMSAADIAKILPKTEDGPAEQPKVAIKYKSGDKVRIKEGNFINFEGVIEAIDEAKGRVTVMVNIFGRPTPVDIEYWLVEKVD; from the coding sequence ATGTTAGACAATACGCTGGATGACGGACACCCGCGGCAGGCAGGGGATGAAGCGGCGGTGGCGCCCGCTGATTTGGCATCTGACGCAGCGGTTGAAACAACGGCTGGCGCAAGTGGTGTCGCGCCCGCGACACCGGCTATGCAAGATTTCGAAAATTTAACAGCGAGCGCTGAACCGCCATTGGAGAATGCCGTCTCCGGTCAACACCCTGACGCGGCAACAGCTGAAGTAGATGTTGCTCTGGATCAGGCGACAGTTGCCGTTGATCAGGCTCCATCCACCGACCAACATCTCCAGGGGGAAAGTTCCCCTGAACCTGGATTTTCCACCGTATTTGATGAGGCCGCCAAGGTGGAAGCTGCCGCCAATCAGTCTGCTCCCGTTGATGTTAGGGTTGATGAGCACCTGGCCAGTGATATAGCCAGCCCGCATGTTAATGGCGTAGATGTAACGCCTGCCGCGTCAACCGCCGAAGAAGCGGACGAACCAGCCACTATCGTGGTCCCCACGGTCAAGCCTCGGCGCACCAAAACCGCCGCCGAGTATCAAGAAGCCATGACCGCGCTTGAGGAACCTCCCGCGCAGATGCATTGGTATATCCTCAAGGTGGCGACCAATCGCGAGGACTCCGTTTGTGACACGCTGCGACGCAAAATTGCCATGGCTGGCCTGGAACGTTATTTTGGCGAGATTGTCGTTCCCGTAGAGCTTATCACCGAATTTCGCAACGGCAAGAAGCGTACTACCAAGCGGAAATTGTATCCCGGTTACATCGTTGTCAACATGGAAATCAACGACGACACCTGGTATATCGTGCGCGAGACTTCCGGCATTGGCGACTTTACCGGGGCGATGGGGCGTCCCACTCCCATGTCGGCGGCCGATATTGCCAAAATCCTGCCCAAGACAGAGGATGGTCCCGCCGAACAACCAAAGGTCGCCATCAAGTACAAATCGGGCGATAAGGTGCGGATCAAGGAAGGGAACTTTATCAACTTTGAGGGGGTAATCGAAGCCATTGACGAGGCCAAGGGGCGCGTTACAGTCATGGTCAATATTTTTGGCCGTCCCACTCCCGTGGATATTGAGTATTGGCTGGTGGAAAAAGTGGATTAA
- the rplK gene encoding 50S ribosomal protein L11 has protein sequence MAKQLVGTAKFQVPGGQATPAPPVGTSLGKFGINLGQFVSQFNDRTKEAKGMPIPVVVNVYNDRSFDFITKSPPAAALLKEAAKIEKGSGVPNKTKVGKVNKEQLDKIVKLKMADLNARDAEHARRMIEGTARSMGLVVEG, from the coding sequence ATGGCTAAGCAATTGGTTGGCACGGCAAAGTTTCAGGTTCCCGGCGGTCAGGCCACCCCCGCCCCCCCGGTTGGTACTTCCCTGGGTAAATTTGGCATCAACCTTGGCCAATTTGTCTCCCAGTTTAATGATCGCACCAAGGAAGCCAAGGGAATGCCTATTCCCGTGGTGGTCAATGTTTACAACGACCGCAGTTTTGACTTTATCACCAAAAGTCCCCCCGCCGCCGCCCTTTTGAAGGAAGCCGCCAAGATCGAAAAAGGTTCTGGTGTGCCTAACAAAACCAAAGTCGGCAAGGTCAACAAAGAACAATTGGATAAAATTGTTAAATTGAAAATGGCCGATCTGAACGCCCGCGACGCCGAACACGCCCGGCGGATGATCGAAGGGACCGCCCGTAGCATGGGCTTGGTGGTGGAAGGCTAA
- the rplJ gene encoding 50S ribosomal protein L10, with product MSKLVKNMMIDDLKRKLTGVNDVLLVNCIGLNSEQTAKLRTDLRAKNIHLTVIKNSLARLATRGTPIENAFVETEGSLAVVWGGEDIVSLAKEIIEISEKKGFEKLIPRGGAVDGERLAPDGVKAVSTWPSRTEVLAKIAGQISGPGAQLAAQLIGIGGTLASQIKQKLEDLEKAEAPAAE from the coding sequence ATGAGCAAGTTAGTTAAAAACATGATGATTGACGATCTAAAGCGCAAGCTGACGGGCGTCAATGATGTGCTGTTGGTGAATTGCATCGGCCTGAATTCCGAGCAAACCGCCAAGCTGCGGACCGACTTGCGTGCCAAAAATATTCACTTGACCGTGATTAAGAACAGCCTGGCGCGTCTGGCCACGCGGGGCACTCCCATTGAGAATGCCTTTGTGGAGACCGAGGGTTCTTTGGCGGTGGTTTGGGGGGGAGAGGACATCGTCAGTCTCGCCAAGGAAATCATCGAAATTTCAGAAAAAAAGGGCTTTGAAAAGCTAATTCCCCGCGGTGGCGCGGTGGATGGAGAACGTTTGGCTCCGGACGGCGTCAAGGCTGTCAGCACGTGGCCTAGCCGGACAGAAGTCTTGGCCAAGATTGCGGGTCAGATCTCTGGTCCGGGTGCCCAGTTGGCGGCGCAGTTGATTGGAATTGGCGGGACGCTTGCCAGTCAAATCAAGCAAAAGCTGGAGGATCTGGAAAAGGCCGAGGCGCCGGCCGCGGAATAG